TGGCAGTATATTAAATGCTCATTTAAAGTAGGCAATATCATATTACCTTTAATTGCTTGCTCTTTATAATAACTATAGTGATTTAAAAAAATATTACTAACTTCGCTTTGATGAGTCTTAACCTGATTATTTAATGTTTCAAATTCCTGACTAAATCCTTTTATTTTTTTTGGCAATCTATCATACTTTATTTTACTGTCAAGAATATTTATAGTTAAGTTTTGCATATGTTTATGCATTAATGCTAAGCTATTGATAGCTTGTAAAACATTTTCGCCTTCGCTTGAAGAAATATTGCTTCCATCAATAAAGTCATATAGATAATAGTAATTTGTTTCATATAAAAAATATCTTTGATTGTTGATGTTTATAAGAATATTAACTGTGCTAAGTTTACTTTGCATAATAAAGTTTATAGCATTATTGTATTGAATTTCAACTAAATCTGTATTCCATTTTTTTAGTACTTTTAGGCCCTTATTGGTTATTAGCTTAATAACTCTATTGGGTTTTAATACTTTAAAATCCAATACAGTTAAATCATATAAATGTTCTACTATACTCATATTGTTTATAAACAAGTTTATCCATCCTTTTTAATTAACCATTATCATATTATTGTATTAGCTAATAGCCTATAATGTTAGTTAAGTTATTAATAAACTTGAGTATAGTTATGTAATAGCTATCAGTAATAGAAAAACGTGTTTAACTATAGTAGAACTAAAAATTATTATACCTATCATATTTAACATTAACCTCACAAAGCCAAAAAGGCTGTTTTACCTTTTGGTAAAACAGCCTTATATTATACTATTATTTTTATGCTATTTATAATGTTTATTGCGCTTTAGCAATGTCTAATTCTATTTCACCACTAATAATTTTTTCTAAAACATCAACAGATTCATACTCTAAATCTTTTGCGTATTGTAAAAACTCATCACGCTTTTCTTCTTTACCAGCATAGTGATAAACAATACATAAATTAGAAGCAATAACAGCATTCTTTTTATCACTTAACTCCCAAGCTTTTTCACCATGTTCTATGGCGCTTTCAAACTCACCAATATAAAGTTCAGCAAAAACTAAACTTTGTAAAGCTGGTGCATTATCTTCATTGATTTCTAAAGATTTATTATAATACTCTATAGCTTTATCGTAATCACCTTGACTACGATAAAGTACACCAAGACCAACATAAGAATTGTCGTCTTTATCATTTAATGAAAGAGCCTTTTCAAAGTTCTCAGTAGCTTTTTCATACTCATCTAACTCATAGTTTATCCAACCTAAAAGCCTAAATCCTAAATAATCTTCAGAATATTTTTCAACATACTCAGTTGCCAAATTAAATGCTTCTTGGTATTTTCCTTCATCATATAAATCACTGATCTCTATAACTTTCTTAGTATTTGATTTGCTTGAACAGCCAACTAATAAACTCAAAGTTACTAGTAAAACAACTACAATTTTTACAAACTTTTTCATAGTTTAGTTTCCCCTTTTTTTCTTAAGTTGCAATAAAATTTTAACATTTAAAA
This Clostridium sp. 'deep sea' DNA region includes the following protein-coding sequences:
- a CDS encoding phosphotransferase; the protein is MSIVEHLYDLTVLDFKVLKPNRVIKLITNKGLKVLKKWNTDLVEIQYNNAINFIMQSKLSTVNILININNQRYFLYETNYYYLYDFIDGSNISSSEGENVLQAINSLALMHKHMQNLTINILDSKIKYDRLPKKIKGFSQEFETLNNQVKTHQSEVSNIFLNHYSYYKEQAIKGNMILPTLNEHLIYCQKVKQLCHGDSGLRNFIKSDSGIYIIDLESFQYNTVIYDLIKFIKSLKWNTELIGNCLASYVKRSGYSNSDIILLLNILNIPFEFISYTTQYLKTGLDIYRLNLQKFIDYEDQKKSCISHLIKSFSS
- a CDS encoding tetratricopeptide repeat protein — encoded protein: MKKFVKIVVVLLVTLSLLVGCSSKSNTKKVIEISDLYDEGKYQEAFNLATEYVEKYSEDYLGFRLLGWINYELDEYEKATENFEKALSLNDKDDNSYVGLGVLYRSQGDYDKAIEYYNKSLEINEDNAPALQSLVFAELYIGEFESAIEHGEKAWELSDKKNAVIASNLCIVYHYAGKEEKRDEFLQYAKDLEYESVDVLEKIISGEIELDIAKAQ